The window AAGAAGGTCATGAGCATCGGTGTGCCCGATATCTCGGCGGCCTTCTCCACCACCTTCCTTATGATGCGCCTGTGGCCGACGTGAACTCCGTCGTAGTTTCCGATCGTAAGCACGGGATTTGGAAACCTGTCGTCAGTATCGAAAGACCCGAAAATTTTCATCCTCACCTCTTGACTTATCTGTCACATCCATATAACTTTATAGGGTGCCGAAGTGGCGGAATTGGCAGACGCGCTAGATTCAGGGTCTAGTAGGCAATTTGCCTGTGTGGGTTCAAGTCCCGTCTTCGGCATTTTCTTTGTTTGAGGTTTCAGGTTTCAGGTTTCAGAAGGACAACAGAAACCTGCCCTGCGTCCGCAACAACAAACGCCTCATTGTATATCATCTCGTCCGGTTTTTGTAGAGAAAAGAGAATAAGAATAGAACGGTTTCACGTTTCAGGTTCCTGGGTGGGACAACGGGACCTCCGGGGATGATGTCGCCCTCCCCCCCGCAGTTAAAGGCCGTTCATGCTCCCCTGTCAGTTCCCGTCATCCTCACCTGAAACCGTACCCTCCCGTTCCCCTGGAACCTGGAACCTGGAACCTTGAACTTTGAACCCTCTTCTACCGTACCTGCAGGTCCTTGCCATTCTCCCACAGACCGTGTATGCTGCAAAGGCTCAAGGCGTAGATCCTTCCCCTGCCGTTCACCGACACCACTA of the Syntrophorhabdus sp. genome contains:
- a CDS encoding riboflavin biosynthesis protein RibF, producing MKIFGSFDTDDRFPNPVLTIGNYDGVHVGHRRIIRKVVEKAAEISGTPMLMTF